Sequence from the Ectothiorhodospira sp. BSL-9 genome:
GCCGGCAGTCTCAGGGCCACGGTACGGGTGCCTCCATCCACTTCCCGGGTGACAATCACCTCGCCGTCGCCCATCTCCACTCGACAGGCGAAGGTGCCCTGCCCCCAGCCCAGACGCGCGGCGAGCATCTGTGCCGTCTGGTTGCAGTCATCATCGATGGCCTGCTTCCCCATCAGCACGAGATCGGGAGACTCTTCCCCCACCACGGCGGCCAGGGCGCGACTGACCACCACCGGCGCGAGGCTTTCCTCCGTTTCCAGCAGCAGCGCCCGGTCGGCGCCGAATGCCAGGGCCGTGCGCAGCGTGTCCTGGGCCGCGGCCGGGCCGATGCTGACCGCCACCACCTCGGTGGCCACACCGGCCTCGCGGAGCCGCACCGCCTCTTCCATGGCGATTTCGTCGAAGGGGTTCATGGACATCTTCAGGTTGGCGATGTCCACATCGCTGCCATCGGAGCGTGGGTGCACCCGAACGGTGTAATCCACCACACGCTTGACCGGTACGAGTACCTTCATGGGCCACTCCTTATATGATTGATATGTCAGGCGTTGCCGTTTTCATCGGGGCGCAGCACCAGCACCGGCGAACGGGCCGAGTGCACCACCTCACGGGCAAAGCTGCCCATGATCACACGCTGCAGACCCGTGCGCCCGTGGGTCGTCATGGCGATCACCGCCCCCTGTATTAGTGCCGAGTACTCCACCACGGCCCGGGCAACGTCCTTGCCGTGGAGTACGTCCCAGTTGGCCTGCACGCCGTATTTTTCCGGCATGTGGTCCGCCATGCGGCGCAGGTAGACCCACTCCCCGGAGTCCGCCCCGGGGCCGCCGTGACCAAAGCTGGGCTTGAGCACCTGGATCAGGCGCACATCCGCGCCGATCGAGCGTGCGAAGGCCACCGCCGGCGGCAACACCGCCTCGGAAAGCGTGGATCCATCCAGGCATATCAGTACCGTCCGGATGGGCCCCGTCCACTCCTCGGAAAGATCTGGACCAGCCAGCAAAACCGGACGACGCGACTGACGCAGCATGTTCCCGGCGACACTGCCCACCACGGCCTCGCCGACGGCCCCGCGTGCGTGCGTCGACATGACCAGCGGGCTGTCCGGCTCGCTGCTCATCGCCTGCATCAGCCCGTCGTTCACCGAACCATGGACGACGACTTCCACTTGGGCGTCATTGAGCCCTCGGGCGGCCAGAATACTCTGTAGCAAGGCCTTGCGTTCGGTGCTGTTCTCCTCACGGGGCACCACCGAAACCAGACGGACGCGTGCCCCGAGCTGACCGGCCAGGGACAGCCCGGGCTTGAGGGCAGCCTGGGAACGAGCGGAAGAATCCAGAGGGATGGTAACGGTGGCGGACATGGCGCACTCCTTGGTAGCTGCAATCGGATCCGGCATCAGGCAAGCCAGCGCTTACGACGCCGGTAATGTTTAACGTTCAGATAGTCGACTTTGCCGGACCCACCCAGGTAGAACTCCTGTACGTCGGGGTTCTCCCGCATGACGGCAGCATCGGCGCTCATCACCACGTGGCCGTTTTCTAGCAGGTAGGCATAATCCACCACCCCCAGGGCAGCGGCGGCGTTCTGCTCCACTAGCAGCACACTGACGCCCTGCTCCTTGTTGATCTCGCGAATAATCTCGAAGATCTCCTGCACCAGCAGCGGGGAGAGGCCCAGGCTGGGTTCGTCGAGCATGATCAGTTCGGGCTCAGTCATCAGGGCGCGCCCAATGGCGAGCATTTGCTGCTCACCGCCCGACAGGTAGCCGGCCTTGCTCCGTGCCCGTTCCTTCAGCCGAGGAAAATAATTGAACACCTGCTCTTTGAGTTCCTGGTAACGCTGTCGGCTGCCACGGGTGGCATAGGCGGCCAGCAGGTTGTCCTCCGGTGACAGGTGCTCGAAGATGCGTCGTCCTTCAAGCACATGCACCAAGCCACTGGCAACCCGCTTGGGCGGCGACAACGGCAACATGTCCTTGCCCTGAAAGGTGAGCGCGCCGCGGGTCACCAGGCCACGTTCCGGGGCCAGCAGACCACTGATCGCCTTCAGGGTGGTGCTCTTGCCGGCTCCATTGCTGCCCAGAAGGGCGATCATCTGCCCTCTGTGGATCTTCAGTGAAACGCCCTTGATGGCCAGGAAGACCCGGTCATAGATCACTTCCACATTGGCCAGTTCGAGGAGCGGCTGGCCGGTTTCGGCGACCGGTGCGGTTTGACTGGCAGTATTCTGCATGGGATCACCCCTTTCCTGTCATGGATACCCGTCGGGCCGCCGGGGTGTTCACCCACCCCGGCGGCATGGGGGCTCAGCGGCCTTCGCGGAAGCCGGCGGCGTCCTTCTCGATCTCTTCCCAGACAATATCCTGGTGGGCTGCGTACCAGTCGGTCAGCGGTTCCCAGGCTTCGCCATTCCAGGCGGACACGCGACCGTAACCACCCCCCTGATGATCGTCGGCGGTGATGGTGATGGGCGGCATCATGCCTCTGGCATCGAAGTTCTCGATCATGCGGAAGCCATCACGCATTTTTTCACCGGTCAGCGGGGCCCCGAACTCCTGCATGGCCAGGCGCGCGGCCTCCACGGCCACTGCCATGGTGGCAACGCCGATGTTGTAGTAGGTGGTACCCACGTTATTCGCGGAACCCTGGCCGCGGCCCGGTTCGATCACGTGCTCCATGATGTCCTGGATGATCGAATAATCGGTGCCCGTGCCCACGGCCTCGAAGCGCTTGACGCCGTTCATGCGGTTGCCGCCCACATTGCGCGCATCGGTTTCCGCCAGCCACACCACCGAGAGGATGTTCTCCTGACGCACACCGTTCCGGATCGCCTCACGTACCGACACCTGCTGGCCGCCACCGGCGCCCCAGATGATCACATGATCAGGTCGGTAGCGACGCACGTCAGACCAAGTGGCCGACTGCTCGGTGCCGGGCGTAGGGTAGGCGAAGGCGCGCAGATCGAAGCCCTTTTTCTCGGCCAGGTCGCGCAGCACCGGGATGGGCTCGCGGCCAAAGGGAGAATCGATGTGCACCAGCGCGATCCGCTTGCCTTCAAGCCCTCCCTGGTGCTGATCGATGTAGTCCGCCAGCACCGTGGCCTGGGACCAGTAGGTGGCCATCATCGGGAACACAAAGGGGAAGGTCTCACCCTCGCTGGCGTCTCCGCGGCCGTGCAGGGCAGTGATCATCACCACCTCGTCACGCAGGACCCGGTTCACCGCGGCACGGGACACCGGCGTGCTGAAGAAGTCCACCAGCACCGCGCCTTCGCGACGGGCGCGGTTGTACGCCTCCAGGCCTCGCTGGGGTTCGTTGGCGGTGTCGCGAACAATGGTTTCGATCATGTGGCCCTCAATGCCACCGGTCTCATTCACGAGCCGCAGATAGTCCCGCTGGCCCTGATGGTACTCGTCGGTTACAAAGGTGTAGACGGCGGTAAAGTCCTGCAACAGCGCGAACTTGATCGGCTCCTTATCGGCCTGGGCGGTGCCGCCCAGGCCCAGGACCGCGGCTCCGGCCATGCCGGCCAGCCATCGTGTGAATGGTTTCATGACGCACACTCCTCCAAGGTTTCTTATGCCCTCCCCACGGGGAGGTATTAGCTCTGGGTATGACGGAAAGGCCAGACCACGAAATACTTGCGCAGGTTGTCGTAGATCTTGGCGAGTCCCAGGGGCTCATACAGCAACACACCGATGATCAGGGCCCCGTAGACCATCAGCGGAATGTGAGCGATCAGGTTGAACGAGATGGGAATCCACTCGTAGGTGGCCAGGAAGGCCAGCAGATTGGTGAGCACAATGGGCAGTAGGAGCACGAAGCCCGCCCCAAGGTAGGCACCGATCACGCTGCCCAGACCACCCACCAGCACCATGGCCACCAACTGGATGGAGACATTGAAGCCGAACTGCTCGGGGGTGACCGCCTGGTAGTAGCAGAAGGCCAGGATGGCGCCGGTCACACCGCCCAGGAAAGAAGCGGCAAAGAAGGCCAGCAGCTTGTATTTCACCGGATCCACCCCGATCACTGCGGCGGCGAAATCCTTGTCCCGCACCGCCACCAGCGCCCGACCGAAGCTGGAACGCTTGATATTGAGCAGCAGCAGGGTTACCACCACGGTCCACAGCAGCGCCATGTAGTAGAGCGAGGCGTCACTCTGCAAGGGTACGAAAAGGAAAGTCACGTCTGGGGTGCTCAAGGTGGCCTGGGCGCCCCCGGAAATGGCGGGCACATTGACGATCACCCACTCCACCAGATACTGCATGGCCAGGGTCGCCATCACCAGATAGAGACCCTTCACCCGCAACGCCGCGGCCCCGAAGATCACTCCGATGAAGGCCGACATCAGGCCCGCTCCCAGCAGAGCGAACTCGAAGGGCACACCGGCGCGCGTAAGGTGGATACTGGTATAGGCGCCGATGGCCAGCACGGCGGCAAAGCCGAAGTGCAATTGCCCCGCCATCCCCATCAAAAGGGTCAGCGACAGGGCGGCCGCGGTCCAGATCAGCCATGGCAGCATGTAGCTGGTGAGATACAGGTCGGAAAGGAAGAACGGTGCCAGCAGTGCCAGAGCCACCAGCACCTGCATGATGCGGCGGTCGGTGGTCACCGGCCACAGGGCCCGCGACGAGGCATAGCGCGTATGCTTGATTCCGGACAGTCGATAGAACATGGCGCTCAGACCCTCTCGATATCTTCACGGCCGAAGATGCCGTGGGGGCGGAAAATGATGGTCAGCAGGATGATCAGGGAGGTCACCACGTCACGCGTGCCGCCACCCACAAGGGGGTCCACATAACCGGGAATGACGCTGCCAAGGATGCCGACGATCAGCCCCGCCACGAACACGCCGTAGATGCTGTCCAGCCCCCCGAGGATGACTACCGCCACCGCCGGGAAGAGCAAGGCGGTCAGGGTCCAGTCCACCCCCTGCACTGACCCCCACATGGCGCCCGCGGCCACGGCGGAGATGCCGGCCAGACCCCAGGAAATGGCCACGGCCCGTTCCACAGAGATACCCACCGACCAGCTGGAGACGTGATCATCGGACACTGCCCGCAGCTTGGTGCCGATGCGGGTGCGGAAGAACAGCAGGGCACCGGCCACCATGAGGCCACCAATGATGCCCCCCACCAGGTATTCGCGGTTGATGAACACCTCGCCGATGATGATGGGCATCATGTCCAGCCCCAGGTCCAGGCTCTTGGGGGATGCCCCCAGCAAGCCTGGGCCGAGGCCCCGCAGCAGGCTTTCCAGGCCCAGGGTGAGCATGACCACCATGATGATGGGCTGCCCTACCATCTTGCGCAGGAGCAGGCGCTCGGTAAGCATGCCGAACAGGAACATGCCCACGATGGCCAGGAGGATGGCAAACACGATCGGTACGCCCAGCAGGTGGGCGAACATCCAGATGAGGTAGGCGGCGATCATCACCATGGCCCCCTGGGCCAGGTTGGGGACCCCGGAGGATTTGTAGATCAGCACGATGCCCAGGGCGACCAGGCTGTACATCAGGCCGGTCAGGGCGCCGTTGATGATCAATTCGATCAGGAACTGGATATCCACTGCTTAAGCCTCCTCTGCAACATGGGCCGGGGTGACGTCAGAGACCATCAGGTGGCGCTTGAGCGTCCCCGATGCGCCGGTTTCGTAACTGATCTGGGCCTCGTATTCGATGGCCTGTTGACCGTCGTAGAGGGCCTCGATGATGGGGGCGTAATGCTGGTCGATGACCTTGCGCTTAAGCTTGCGGGTGCGGGTCACTTCGCCGTCGTCGGGATCGAACTCCTTGTGCAGATTGACGAAACGACGGATCTGCAGACCCTCCGGCAGGACGGTGTTGACATGGGCCACCTCGCCACTGATCAGGTCGTACACTTCCGGCTTCTGGGACAGGTCGGCAAAAGAGGTGTAGGCGACGCCATGCTCCTCGGCCCAGTGTCCCACGGCCTCCATGTCGATGATGATCAAGGCCGCCAGGAAGTCCCGTTCCCGTCCCAGGATGCAGGCGTCCTTGATGTACTGGCTGAACTTGAGGCGATTTTCCACATAGGTGGGAATGAACCGGTGGCCCGCCTCCGTGTACACCACCTCGGAGACCCGACCCAGCACCACCAGCTGACCATCTTCCTCCAGATAGCCCGCATCGCCGGTGTGCATCCAGCCATCCTGCAGGGTTTCCTGGGTGGCATCGGGGTTGTTGAAGTACCCGTCGAAGATGTTGTCGGCGCGCACCAGGATCTCGCCATCCTTGTTGATCTTGAGATCAACGCCAGGGAACGGCTTGCCGGCGGTGTGCAGGCTGATGGAGTCCGGCGGCTGGGCCACGCACAGGGCGCAGTTTTCCGTCTGGCCATAGAACTGGCGCAGATTCAGGCCCAGTGCCCGGAAGAACAGGAACACGTCCTCGCCAATGGCCTCGCCGGCCGTGTAGGGCCGCTCCACCCGGCTCAGCCCCAGGTGGTCCTTGATGGGGCCGTAGATGAGCACTTCCCCCACTCCGCGCCAGAAGCGTTCCAGGGTGCCGGGGGCCTTGCCTTCCAGGCGGCGGCGTTCCAGTTCCACCGCAAACGGCATGAAGTGATGGTAAAGACGCCGCTTGAGCGGCGAGGACTCATTGATGCCCACCTGGATGCGGGTGAGCATGTTGGACCAGGCCCGGGGCGAGCTGAAGTACAGTGTCGGGGCGATCTCCCGCAGGTCGTGAAGCGCGGTTTCCTGCTTCTCGGGGATGTTGACGCAAAAGCGCAGTGCCAGCGCCGCTCCCACGGTGAAGATGAAGTCTCCCACCCAGGCCATGGGCAGATAGGCCATGTGCACCTCGCCCTCGCGGAAATACCCTGCCGCCGAGGCGTTGCGCACCCCCGTGAGGATATGGCCATGCTTGAGCGGTATGCCCTTGGGCGCGCCGGTGGTGCCTGATGAGTGCAGCAGCACGGCGATGTCATGCACCGATGCGCGGCTTTGCAGGTCCTCGTCCAGGCCCGGACGCTGCTCCCTTTCCTGCCGGCCCTGGGCCATCAGATCCAGGGCACTCACCGCCCCCTCGGGCTCCTCTCCCTTCAGGCCCCGCTCGTCATCGAAGACGATGAGTTGCAGATCTTCATAGCCGTTCTCGCGGATGGACATCAGCTTGTCCACCTGCTCCTGATCCTCCACCAGCGCACAGCGGATGGCTTCCGCCTGCATCTGGCCCTGAAGCTCGGCGGGATTGGTGTCAGGATAGGCCGGTGAGGGAATGGCCTTGAGGCACACGGCGGCCAGCATGCCGAAGTAGAGGGCCGGCCGGTTATCACCCACCACCAGGATGCGGTCGCCGGCACGCACGCCTCGAGCCTCCAGCCCGGCGGCCAAGTTCATGACATGATCCAGATAGTCCTGCCAGGTGTATTCGTGCCAGATGCCCCGGTGACGTTCACGCAGGGCGACCTCGTCAGTGTGCTCCCGGGCGTTGTGAACCAGCAACTGGATCAGATGATCATCTTCCCGCCAGTCTGGATGCAGGGCGTCCACAGGCGGGTCTTCGCGGTATTGTCTTTCAGGCTGCATCTTGAGTCTTCCCGATGTAGGCCGCGACCACGGCAGGATCATTGATGGCCTCGCGAGTGGGGCCCTCGGCGATCTTCTCCCCGTTGTTGAGCACTACCGCCCGGTTGCAGATGGCGGTGACCACGTCCATGTGGTGCTCGATGAGAAGCATGGTGACGCCCATGGCATCGCGGGCATCCAGGATGAAACGCACCATGTATTCCTTCTCTTCCTGGTTCATGCCGGCCATGGGCTCGTCCAGCACCAGGAAGCGGGGCTCGGCGCAAAGCGCGCGGGCCAGTTCGACGCGCTTTTGCATCCCCAGGGGGATCACGTCCACCGGCTCGTCGCGCACGCTCTCCAGCTGCAGCAGGTCGATGACCTCCTCCACCTTGACCCGGTGCGCCACTTCCTCCTTCTGCGCCCACCACCAGTAGAACAGTGAGGCCAGGGAGCTGGGACGCATGAAGATGTGTCGTCCCAGCAGGATGTTGTCCAGGACGCTCAGTCCCTTGAACAGGGCCACGTTCTGGAATGTGCGGGCAATGCCCTTCTGGGCAATGCGATGAGGCCGCAAACCATTGATGGGCTCGCCAAGAAAGCGAATCGCACCCTGCTGGGGCGGGTAGAAGCCGGTGATGGCATTGACGAGCGTTGTCTTGCCCGAGCCATTCGGCCCCACCAGGCCAAAGATCTCACCCTCCCTCACCGTCAGGGAGATGCCCTTCAGTGCCTGGAGGCCACCGAACCAACGGCACACCTCCTCGCATTCCAGTACGGTCTGCTGGCCGACGATTTCCTGCATTTTCGTCATGCCTCGTTCCTCCGAGTACCTGATGTGGTTTTCCCGTGCCGGGCCAACGCATCGTTGCGGCTGTTCCCGTCCCCAAAGTCGGATCACGCACGCCGGGCGCGCACCCGTCCGTTGCGCATGACCCGAAGGCGATGCGCACCCTGTTGTTCTTGTGGTTCCTGAATGCCTTGCTTCGTGCCCAGGCCGGCATGTTTCCGGCCACGGGGTCGGCGTTGGCTCAATGCCACCCGCCAGGATCCCTGAGCCCCAGATCCGTCAGGCTCTCGTCACGCAGCATGAATTTGAGTGCTCGCCCGGTGCTGCCGGGGAAGGACTCGTAAAACCGCACGTAGCGCGGGATCTTGAAATGGGCGATCTGCTCACGGCAGTAGTCCTGAAGCATTTCCGCGGTGAGCGTTTCCTCACCGTGCTGGATCTCCACGCAGGCGCAGACCACCTCGCCAAGGCGTTCGTCCGGCATGCCTACCACCACCGCGTCGCGAACCTGCGGATGCGTTCGCAGATAATCCTCGATTTCCTGAGGGTAGATGTTCTCGCCGCCGCGAATGATCACGTCCTTGACGCCGCCAACGATGCGGCAATACCCGTCCTCATCCAGCCGGGCCAGGTCACCGGTATGTAGCCAGCGCGC
This genomic interval carries:
- a CDS encoding branched-chain amino acid ABC transporter permease, producing MDIQFLIELIINGALTGLMYSLVALGIVLIYKSSGVPNLAQGAMVMIAAYLIWMFAHLLGVPIVFAILLAIVGMFLFGMLTERLLLRKMVGQPIIMVVMLTLGLESLLRGLGPGLLGASPKSLDLGLDMMPIIIGEVFINREYLVGGIIGGLMVAGALLFFRTRIGTKLRAVSDDHVSSWSVGISVERAVAISWGLAGISAVAAGAMWGSVQGVDWTLTALLFPAVAVVILGGLDSIYGVFVAGLIVGILGSVIPGYVDPLVGGGTRDVVTSLIILLTIIFRPHGIFGREDIERV
- a CDS encoding electron transfer flavoprotein subunit beta/FixA family protein, with the protein product MKVLVPVKRVVDYTVRVHPRSDGSDVDIANLKMSMNPFDEIAMEEAVRLREAGVATEVVAVSIGPAAAQDTLRTALAFGADRALLLETEESLAPVVVSRALAAVVGEESPDLVLMGKQAIDDDCNQTAQMLAARLGWGQGTFACRVEMGDGEVIVTREVDGGTRTVALRLPAVVSTDLRLNEPRYLKLPNIMKAKKKPLDRRPLDSLGVETRSGIRTVSVAEPPARKPGVRVADVGELLDKLKNEAQVI
- a CDS encoding branched-chain amino acid ABC transporter permease; amino-acid sequence: MFYRLSGIKHTRYASSRALWPVTTDRRIMQVLVALALLAPFFLSDLYLTSYMLPWLIWTAAALSLTLLMGMAGQLHFGFAAVLAIGAYTSIHLTRAGVPFEFALLGAGLMSAFIGVIFGAAALRVKGLYLVMATLAMQYLVEWVIVNVPAISGGAQATLSTPDVTFLFVPLQSDASLYYMALLWTVVVTLLLLNIKRSSFGRALVAVRDKDFAAAVIGVDPVKYKLLAFFAASFLGGVTGAILAFCYYQAVTPEQFGFNVSIQLVAMVLVGGLGSVIGAYLGAGFVLLLPIVLTNLLAFLATYEWIPISFNLIAHIPLMVYGALIIGVLLYEPLGLAKIYDNLRKYFVVWPFRHTQS
- a CDS encoding long-chain fatty acid--CoA ligase; this translates as MQPERQYREDPPVDALHPDWREDDHLIQLLVHNAREHTDEVALRERHRGIWHEYTWQDYLDHVMNLAAGLEARGVRAGDRILVVGDNRPALYFGMLAAVCLKAIPSPAYPDTNPAELQGQMQAEAIRCALVEDQEQVDKLMSIRENGYEDLQLIVFDDERGLKGEEPEGAVSALDLMAQGRQEREQRPGLDEDLQSRASVHDIAVLLHSSGTTGAPKGIPLKHGHILTGVRNASAAGYFREGEVHMAYLPMAWVGDFIFTVGAALALRFCVNIPEKQETALHDLREIAPTLYFSSPRAWSNMLTRIQVGINESSPLKRRLYHHFMPFAVELERRRLEGKAPGTLERFWRGVGEVLIYGPIKDHLGLSRVERPYTAGEAIGEDVFLFFRALGLNLRQFYGQTENCALCVAQPPDSISLHTAGKPFPGVDLKINKDGEILVRADNIFDGYFNNPDATQETLQDGWMHTGDAGYLEEDGQLVVLGRVSEVVYTEAGHRFIPTYVENRLKFSQYIKDACILGRERDFLAALIIIDMEAVGHWAEEHGVAYTSFADLSQKPEVYDLISGEVAHVNTVLPEGLQIRRFVNLHKEFDPDDGEVTRTRKLKRKVIDQHYAPIIEALYDGQQAIEYEAQISYETGASGTLKRHLMVSDVTPAHVAEEA
- a CDS encoding universal stress protein; this translates as MSATVTIPLDSSARSQAALKPGLSLAGQLGARVRLVSVVPREENSTERKALLQSILAARGLNDAQVEVVVHGSVNDGLMQAMSSEPDSPLVMSTHARGAVGEAVVGSVAGNMLRQSRRPVLLAGPDLSEEWTGPIRTVLICLDGSTLSEAVLPPAVAFARSIGADVRLIQVLKPSFGHGGPGADSGEWVYLRRMADHMPEKYGVQANWDVLHGKDVARAVVEYSALIQGAVIAMTTHGRTGLQRVIMGSFAREVVHSARSPVLVLRPDENGNA
- a CDS encoding ABC transporter substrate-binding protein — translated: MKPFTRWLAGMAGAAVLGLGGTAQADKEPIKFALLQDFTAVYTFVTDEYHQGQRDYLRLVNETGGIEGHMIETIVRDTANEPQRGLEAYNRARREGAVLVDFFSTPVSRAAVNRVLRDEVVMITALHGRGDASEGETFPFVFPMMATYWSQATVLADYIDQHQGGLEGKRIALVHIDSPFGREPIPVLRDLAEKKGFDLRAFAYPTPGTEQSATWSDVRRYRPDHVIIWGAGGGQQVSVREAIRNGVRQENILSVVWLAETDARNVGGNRMNGVKRFEAVGTGTDYSIIQDIMEHVIEPGRGQGSANNVGTTYYNIGVATMAVAVEAARLAMQEFGAPLTGEKMRDGFRMIENFDARGMMPPITITADDHQGGGYGRVSAWNGEAWEPLTDWYAAHQDIVWEEIEKDAAGFREGR
- a CDS encoding ABC transporter ATP-binding protein — its product is MTKMQEIVGQQTVLECEEVCRWFGGLQALKGISLTVREGEIFGLVGPNGSGKTTLVNAITGFYPPQQGAIRFLGEPINGLRPHRIAQKGIARTFQNVALFKGLSVLDNILLGRHIFMRPSSLASLFYWWWAQKEEVAHRVKVEEVIDLLQLESVRDEPVDVIPLGMQKRVELARALCAEPRFLVLDEPMAGMNQEEKEYMVRFILDARDAMGVTMLLIEHHMDVVTAICNRAVVLNNGEKIAEGPTREAINDPAVVAAYIGKTQDAA
- a CDS encoding ABC transporter ATP-binding protein, whose amino-acid sequence is MQNTASQTAPVAETGQPLLELANVEVIYDRVFLAIKGVSLKIHRGQMIALLGSNGAGKSTTLKAISGLLAPERGLVTRGALTFQGKDMLPLSPPKRVASGLVHVLEGRRIFEHLSPEDNLLAAYATRGSRQRYQELKEQVFNYFPRLKERARSKAGYLSGGEQQMLAIGRALMTEPELIMLDEPSLGLSPLLVQEIFEIIREINKEQGVSVLLVEQNAAAALGVVDYAYLLENGHVVMSADAAVMRENPDVQEFYLGGSGKVDYLNVKHYRRRKRWLA